From a region of the Odoribacter splanchnicus DSM 20712 genome:
- a CDS encoding TlpA disulfide reductase family protein yields the protein MKGIIRKTILGIWFFGGLSACTSKPHFTIEGSLDEKVDGEAYIVGYPGWNKKPDTLARAEIRDGKFTLTGSLPDTMEAGLYITGEKTYAILLLENADYRAHLHLKNPEANRVEGPELQLLFATYQAIGNKTAGQTNELRNRYYSARQKNDTATMNEVMRTMGKLGEQTGREQEQFREAHKDGFLAAYLLNKRMYQYQNIEDLQREYDQLGASAKAMKLTRQVVERLDEMAAFAPGKKAPDFTLPTPEGDSLSMYSIQGKVKILDFWASWCAPCRAENPYMVELYKKYHRHGLEILSVSLDHQQAPWVKAIADDHLSWNHVMDTQDVSRGMYKLLCGIPHVIVLDENNVIVANGIRGKQLDIKLKAIFGK from the coding sequence ATGAAAGGAATCATAAGAAAAACAATTTTAGGCATTTGGTTTTTCGGTGGATTGTCCGCTTGCACATCGAAACCGCATTTTACCATAGAAGGCTCGTTGGACGAGAAAGTGGACGGTGAAGCTTACATCGTCGGCTATCCTGGCTGGAATAAAAAACCGGATACCTTGGCGCGGGCTGAAATCCGGGACGGGAAATTTACGTTGACCGGTTCACTACCCGATACCATGGAAGCGGGACTTTATATCACCGGAGAGAAAACCTATGCGATACTTTTGCTTGAAAATGCCGATTACCGGGCGCATCTTCACTTGAAAAATCCTGAGGCCAACCGAGTGGAAGGTCCGGAGCTGCAATTGCTATTTGCTACCTATCAGGCCATCGGTAACAAGACGGCCGGACAAACGAATGAATTGCGCAACCGTTACTACTCTGCCCGTCAGAAAAACGATACGGCTACCATGAATGAGGTTATGAGAACCATGGGGAAATTGGGGGAGCAGACCGGTCGTGAACAGGAACAATTCCGGGAGGCGCATAAGGATGGTTTTTTAGCTGCCTATCTGTTGAACAAACGGATGTACCAATATCAGAACATAGAAGATTTACAGCGGGAATACGATCAATTGGGTGCTTCTGCCAAAGCGATGAAACTGACGCGGCAAGTGGTAGAGCGTTTGGACGAAATGGCTGCATTTGCCCCCGGCAAAAAGGCTCCGGATTTTACGCTTCCAACACCCGAAGGGGATTCTTTGTCCATGTATTCCATCCAAGGGAAAGTGAAAATCCTCGATTTTTGGGCGTCGTGGTGTGCTCCTTGTCGGGCGGAAAATCCCTACATGGTGGAACTTTATAAAAAATACCACCGGCATGGATTGGAAATCTTGAGTGTTTCATTGGACCACCAGCAGGCTCCTTGGGTGAAAGCCATTGCGGATGACCACCTTTCTTGGAACCATGTGATGGATACTCAAGATGTCTCTCGAGGCATGTATAAACTGCTTTGCGGTATTCCCCATGTGATTGTACTTGACGAAAACAATGTCATTGTCGCCAACGGTATTCGCGGAAAGCAATTGGATATAAAACTGAAAGCAATTTTCGGAAAGTAG
- the dapF gene encoding diaminopimelate epimerase, giving the protein MIIKFQKFQGAGNDFIIIDNRNQVYEFTREIVEYFCDRKFGIGADGLMLLETCPGYDFKMRYFNSDGREASLCGNGSRCIVAYAHRLGLFLQTTRFLAADGEHQGEITLQGVRVKMNDVSRITVTPDYFFLDTGSPHYVKVVADAFQTDVVTAGRMIRYAPSFQPGGTNVNFITPTPACIRIATYERGVEDETLACGTGCVAAALSAALLNHDHSGTYTLQTKGGILKVSFKQLADNHFTDIWLEGPAEFVFAGEIETPQNRDKKAM; this is encoded by the coding sequence ATGATTATTAAGTTTCAAAAATTTCAAGGTGCTGGCAATGACTTCATTATCATTGATAATCGCAATCAGGTATACGAATTTACAAGAGAAATTGTTGAGTATTTCTGTGATCGCAAATTCGGTATCGGAGCCGATGGCCTGATGTTATTAGAAACTTGTCCGGGTTACGATTTCAAGATGCGGTATTTCAACTCCGATGGCAGGGAAGCCAGTCTGTGCGGTAACGGCAGCAGATGCATCGTTGCCTATGCCCATCGCTTGGGCCTGTTTCTGCAAACCACCCGTTTCCTGGCAGCAGACGGTGAACATCAGGGCGAAATTACCCTCCAGGGCGTACGGGTTAAAATGAACGATGTATCCCGAATTACGGTGACCCCCGATTATTTCTTCCTGGATACCGGCTCTCCCCATTATGTAAAAGTAGTAGCCGATGCATTTCAGACGGACGTCGTCACAGCAGGCCGTATGATCCGTTATGCCCCTTCTTTCCAACCCGGAGGCACCAACGTAAACTTCATTACCCCCACTCCGGCATGTATCCGAATCGCTACCTATGAGCGAGGAGTCGAAGACGAAACCCTTGCCTGCGGGACCGGTTGTGTAGCCGCTGCCCTTTCCGCAGCCCTGTTAAATCACGACCACTCCGGGACCTATACGTTACAAACCAAAGGAGGTATATTGAAAGTAAGTTTCAAACAACTGGCAGACAACCATTTCACAGACATTTGGCTGGAAGGTCCTGCCGAATTCGTTTTTGCCGGCGAAATCGAAACACCCCAAAACCGAGACAAGAAAGCAATGTAA
- a CDS encoding type IX secretion system plug protein gives MKFFLNLSVFILGIGNMIPAQSQIRTVQCYPVGSPFAEPVIELGSGQQLFFSFDDLSSETNSYTYKIVHCDPDWNNSNLSSFTYLTGFFSNPLDNYEYSFNTVVPYTRFTLNLPNEEVGIKLSGNYLLQVYNDQNPDSAVVSQRFAVVENKVGIAASVVNSTNPTFLYTSRQLNFTVNYTGLQIYNPVRDTRVYVTQNQDPNSRRNFTPTFVRQNQLVYGNGVDNIFNGLSPFRNFQCSSLVYYTRYVKDVLKGPEGRYNFILVPGTVPQRYIPTPDRGGGIFTSRQRMYKILIWKPIISSPILLFFIRNLFPERKFISMGNLQTGSCCLN, from the coding sequence ATGAAGTTTTTTTTGAATCTATCGGTTTTTATCCTGGGGATAGGGAATATGATACCGGCGCAAAGCCAGATCAGAACCGTTCAGTGTTACCCTGTCGGCAGTCCTTTTGCCGAACCGGTTATCGAGTTGGGGAGTGGACAGCAGCTTTTTTTTAGTTTCGACGATCTGAGTAGCGAGACGAACTCATATACCTATAAAATTGTTCATTGCGATCCTGATTGGAATAATTCCAATTTGAGCAGTTTTACTTATTTGACCGGATTTTTCAGTAATCCGCTGGATAATTACGAATACTCTTTCAATACGGTTGTGCCTTACACCCGGTTTACCTTGAATTTGCCGAATGAAGAAGTGGGTATCAAATTGTCCGGGAACTATTTATTACAGGTATACAACGATCAGAATCCGGATAGTGCGGTTGTTTCACAACGTTTTGCTGTCGTGGAAAATAAGGTCGGTATCGCTGCATCTGTGGTGAATAGCACGAATCCTACTTTTTTGTACACTTCCCGGCAACTGAATTTTACAGTGAACTATACCGGTTTGCAGATCTATAATCCGGTGCGGGATACCCGGGTGTATGTGACTCAAAACCAGGATCCGAATTCCCGCAGAAATTTTACTCCCACTTTTGTCCGGCAAAACCAATTGGTATACGGCAACGGGGTCGATAATATTTTCAACGGTTTGTCTCCTTTTCGTAATTTCCAATGTTCCAGTTTGGTTTATTATACCCGTTATGTGAAAGATGTATTGAAGGGACCGGAAGGGAGATATAATTTCATCCTGGTACCTGGTACCGTTCCTCAGCGTTATATTCCGACCCCTGATCGGGGGGGGGGAATTTTTACATCGAGGCAGAGAATGTACAAAATTCTGATCTGGAAGCCGATTATATCGTCGCCCATTTTGCTATTCTTTATCCGGAACCTATTCCCGGAGCGGAAGTTTATATCTATGGGAAATTTGCAGACTGGCAGTTGCTGCCTGAATTAA
- the nqrC gene encoding NADH:ubiquinone reductase (Na(+)-transporting) subunit C: MNKQGNTYTFLYSVVLVVVVAALLSIVSLSLQPRQNENRQNEKRQNILSAIHISSTAANSAELFDKYIKEQFIINSKGDRIEGKAFDVNIEKQYNLPVEKRELPVFVANVDGATKYILPIYGAGLWGPIWGYISLDDNKDTVYGTFFDHQGETPGLGAEITTPEFNKEFRNKQIFSGNQLVGILVVKGGNASGANEVDAISGGTITSKGVETMIKNYLTYYEPFLKQK, encoded by the coding sequence ATGAATAAACAAGGAAATACCTATACATTCCTCTATTCAGTTGTTCTGGTAGTCGTTGTTGCAGCGCTACTATCCATCGTATCTCTTTCCCTGCAACCCCGGCAGAATGAAAACCGCCAAAACGAAAAGAGACAGAACATACTGAGTGCGATACACATTTCCTCCACTGCTGCCAATTCTGCAGAACTCTTCGACAAATATATCAAGGAGCAGTTTATTATAAACAGCAAAGGAGATAGAATCGAAGGCAAGGCCTTTGACGTAAACATCGAAAAACAATACAACCTACCGGTTGAAAAACGGGAACTTCCCGTATTTGTCGCCAATGTCGACGGAGCCACCAAATACATCCTACCGATTTACGGAGCCGGTTTATGGGGCCCTATCTGGGGATATATCTCCCTGGACGACAACAAAGATACCGTTTACGGTACTTTCTTCGACCACCAGGGAGAAACTCCGGGGTTGGGAGCTGAAATTACCACGCCTGAATTCAATAAAGAATTCCGGAACAAACAGATTTTCTCCGGGAATCAGTTGGTTGGAATTCTGGTCGTAAAAGGCGGGAATGCTTCCGGGGCGAATGAAGTCGATGCCATATCCGGAGGTACGATCACTTCCAAAGGAGTAGAGACCATGATCAAGAATTACTTAACCTATTACGAACCGTTTTTAAAACAAAAATAA
- a CDS encoding Na(+)-translocating NADH-quinone reductase subunit A: protein MSKVIKLKKGLDIKLNGEAEKVVQPAGKITSCALKPTDFRAMTPKLAVKVGDEVKAGDVLFIDKTHPEIKFTTPVSGTIEAINRGERRKLLEVVVKADAETRYRDFGKTEVSKLNRDEIIDRLLESGVWPLIKQRPYDIIADPMSTPKAVFVSAFDSAPLAPDYDLILNNQSKDLQTGIDCLCKLCNKNVNLGLQENTPSASVFTKLQHVDINYFAGPHPAGNVGVQIHHLNPINKGEQVWVVNIQDVAIIGRLFNEGRFDARKIIALAGSEVTKPQYYHSILGASIQDLTAGKLKNAVEQRIISGNVLTGTRVVPEGHLGYYDNQITVIPEGNNYEFLGWAAPGFNKFSASRLFPSFLCPKKHYTLDTNYHGERRAFVVTGQYEKVFPMDIYPVYLLKAVLAQDIDRMEQLGIYEVVPEDMALCEFVCTSKTPVQKILSDGIELMMKETN from the coding sequence ATGTCCAAGGTAATCAAATTAAAAAAAGGCCTTGATATCAAGTTAAACGGAGAAGCGGAAAAAGTGGTGCAACCTGCTGGTAAAATAACCAGTTGTGCGTTAAAACCGACGGATTTCCGGGCTATGACTCCGAAACTAGCAGTCAAGGTCGGCGATGAAGTGAAAGCGGGAGATGTCTTATTTATCGACAAAACACATCCCGAAATTAAATTCACAACACCGGTAAGTGGTACCATTGAAGCCATCAACCGAGGCGAAAGACGTAAATTACTGGAAGTCGTAGTCAAGGCAGATGCCGAGACCCGGTACCGGGATTTCGGAAAAACAGAAGTCAGCAAACTGAATCGGGATGAAATCATCGACAGGCTGTTGGAAAGCGGCGTTTGGCCTCTGATCAAACAACGTCCTTACGACATCATTGCAGACCCGATGAGTACACCGAAAGCCGTTTTCGTGTCGGCCTTCGATTCTGCTCCTCTGGCTCCGGATTACGACCTGATCCTGAACAATCAGAGCAAAGATCTTCAAACCGGTATCGATTGCCTTTGCAAACTCTGCAATAAAAATGTAAATCTGGGCTTGCAGGAAAATACTCCCTCCGCTTCTGTATTTACCAAACTACAGCATGTAGATATCAATTATTTTGCCGGTCCGCATCCGGCTGGCAACGTAGGTGTTCAGATTCATCACCTGAATCCGATCAACAAAGGAGAACAAGTATGGGTGGTCAACATTCAGGATGTCGCTATCATCGGCCGCCTGTTCAATGAAGGCCGGTTCGATGCACGTAAAATTATCGCCCTGGCCGGTTCTGAAGTGACAAAACCCCAGTATTATCACAGTATTTTGGGTGCTTCTATTCAGGATCTCACCGCAGGAAAATTAAAAAATGCAGTAGAACAACGGATCATTTCCGGCAACGTACTCACCGGAACCCGAGTCGTTCCGGAAGGTCATCTGGGCTATTACGACAATCAAATCACCGTCATCCCGGAAGGCAATAACTACGAATTTTTAGGCTGGGCGGCCCCGGGTTTCAATAAATTCTCGGCTTCCAGATTATTCCCGTCCTTTTTATGTCCGAAGAAACATTACACCCTGGACACCAATTACCACGGTGAACGCCGGGCCTTCGTCGTTACCGGACAATATGAAAAAGTATTTCCGATGGACATCTATCCGGTATATTTGCTGAAAGCTGTCCTCGCCCAGGATATCGACCGCATGGAACAACTCGGTATCTACGAAGTTGTGCCCGAAGACATGGCTTTATGTGAATTTGTCTGTACCTCGAAGACGCCTGTTCAGAAAATCCTGAGCGACGGAATCGAACTGATGATGAAAGAAACGAATTAA
- a CDS encoding META domain-containing protein, translating to MKSFLLVLCVALSVVGCNSSKNMAKLSGVKWVLQTLNDKELSLTDPNSEIFIQFNEAEHRVNGRGGCNRFFGNYEMESSRLKFSPMGATRMACPDLQTETEFFQMLDGVDGYSIKDNKLSFLSKNKVVAVFKKAEEAK from the coding sequence ATGAAAAGTTTTTTACTCGTGTTATGTGTTGCGTTATCTGTTGTCGGATGTAACTCTTCGAAAAATATGGCGAAGTTGAGTGGAGTGAAATGGGTATTGCAAACGCTTAACGATAAAGAATTGAGCTTGACCGATCCCAATAGCGAGATTTTTATTCAGTTTAATGAAGCCGAACACCGGGTGAACGGAAGGGGGGGCTGTAACCGTTTTTTCGGTAATTATGAAATGGAGTCGAGCCGTTTGAAATTTTCTCCGATGGGAGCGACGCGGATGGCTTGTCCCGACCTACAGACCGAAACGGAATTTTTCCAAATGCTGGATGGTGTAGACGGTTATTCGATCAAAGACAACAAACTTTCTTTCCTGTCTAAAAATAAGGTAGTCGCTGTATTTAAAAAGGCCGAAGAAGCTAAGTAA
- a CDS encoding Do family serine endopeptidase, with the protein MKITKFIIPLVLGLAGGLIAYFIADNFGSKTIQPTLQHQIVGPGAVRPVVHKSENDVLNDSAGPVDLRMAAKKTVPAVVNVMTVQMRKEYYGNPLEFWFGGVQPQMREVPRNMGIGSGVIITEDGYIITNNHVIDRSDKVMVTLNDKREFEAKVIGTDPDTDIALLKIDANGLQPIEYGNSDDVVLGEWVLAVGNPYNLTSTVTAGIISAKARQLGGKMNLESFLQTDAAVNPGNSGGALVNAKGELIGINTAIQSPTGSYSGYSFAVPVNVARKVVSDLKEYGKVQRAMIGIKMQELTPALAKEYKLKEQSGIYVAEVIPGGAAEKAGVKVGDVILQLNGYEAKTFAQLQEQLAQYTPGNTVQMTLSRDGKEKVADVVLQNSYGDVSLKTGSGILGAEVQPLTQAERYRYRLNKGVKITDLKNGKLKSAGLTEGYIIVKINDMVIYDSEDLERALKAAGDEGVFVTAVSPRGRVEYFAFSLLD; encoded by the coding sequence ATGAAAATAACAAAGTTTATTATTCCGTTGGTGTTAGGGCTTGCAGGCGGCCTGATTGCTTATTTTATAGCTGATAATTTCGGTTCGAAAACCATACAACCTACCCTGCAACACCAAATTGTAGGTCCGGGCGCTGTGCGTCCTGTCGTTCATAAATCTGAAAATGACGTACTTAATGACAGTGCTGGGCCGGTAGACCTGCGAATGGCTGCCAAAAAGACAGTACCTGCTGTGGTCAATGTGATGACCGTACAGATGAGAAAGGAGTATTATGGAAATCCTTTGGAATTTTGGTTTGGAGGAGTACAACCCCAGATGCGTGAAGTGCCCCGGAATATGGGAATCGGATCGGGAGTGATCATTACGGAAGATGGTTATATCATTACCAATAATCACGTGATCGACCGGAGTGATAAGGTGATGGTTACTTTGAACGATAAGCGTGAATTCGAAGCAAAGGTAATCGGAACCGATCCCGATACGGATATAGCCCTGTTGAAAATCGATGCGAACGGTTTACAGCCTATCGAATACGGTAATTCGGATGATGTGGTTTTAGGAGAATGGGTACTGGCTGTCGGTAATCCTTACAATCTGACTTCTACGGTTACGGCAGGAATCATCAGTGCCAAGGCTCGTCAGCTGGGGGGAAAAATGAACCTGGAATCTTTCTTACAAACGGATGCTGCGGTGAATCCCGGAAATAGCGGTGGTGCCTTGGTGAATGCGAAAGGAGAGTTGATCGGTATCAATACGGCTATTCAGTCACCTACCGGGAGCTATTCGGGATATTCGTTTGCAGTGCCGGTGAATGTAGCACGTAAAGTGGTCAGTGACCTGAAAGAATACGGTAAGGTACAGCGGGCAATGATCGGTATCAAGATGCAGGAATTGACTCCGGCCTTAGCGAAAGAATACAAGTTGAAAGAGCAATCGGGTATTTATGTGGCGGAAGTGATTCCGGGTGGAGCTGCTGAAAAGGCCGGAGTGAAAGTCGGGGATGTTATTTTGCAGTTGAATGGCTATGAAGCGAAGACTTTTGCACAGTTGCAGGAACAGTTGGCCCAATATACCCCCGGGAATACGGTTCAGATGACTTTGAGCCGGGATGGAAAAGAGAAGGTTGCAGATGTTGTTTTGCAAAATAGTTATGGAGATGTCAGCCTGAAGACCGGTTCCGGAATTTTGGGAGCTGAGGTGCAACCCTTGACGCAGGCAGAACGTTATCGCTATCGGCTGAATAAAGGGGTTAAGATTACCGATTTGAAAAATGGTAAATTAAAATCAGCTGGGTTGACCGAAGGTTATATTATTGTTAAAATTAACGACATGGTCATCTACGATAGCGAGGATTTGGAGAGGGCTCTGAAAGCAGCCGGAGATGAGGGAGTTTTCGTTACTGCAGTGAGTCCGAGGGGAAGAGTTGAATATTTCGCTTTTTCGCTGCTGGATTAA
- a CDS encoding NADH:ubiquinone reductase (Na(+)-transporting) subunit D — protein MSALFSAKNREFLLGPLSKNNPVIVQVLGICSALAVTAKLEPAIVMGLSVTAVTAFSNVILSLMRNTIPTRIRIIVQLVVVAALVIIVDQLLKAFAYDVSKQLSVYVGLIITNCIIMGRIEAFALANKPWPSLLDGIGNGLGYGLILVIVAFFRELLGSGTLYGFRIIPESWYVQNGGCYLNNGLMIMPAMALILVGLIIWVHRSRNKDLIEK, from the coding sequence ATGAGCGCATTATTTTCAGCTAAGAACCGGGAATTCCTGCTCGGTCCTCTGAGTAAGAACAACCCGGTTATCGTACAGGTCCTGGGTATTTGTTCTGCCCTTGCTGTTACTGCCAAGCTGGAGCCTGCCATCGTAATGGGGCTTTCGGTAACGGCCGTAACCGCTTTCTCGAATGTGATCCTTTCGCTGATGCGAAATACCATTCCGACCCGTATCCGTATCATCGTACAATTGGTCGTTGTGGCCGCTCTTGTAATCATCGTCGATCAGCTGTTGAAAGCTTTCGCTTACGATGTCAGCAAACAGCTGTCCGTATATGTCGGATTGATCATCACCAACTGTATCATCATGGGGCGTATCGAAGCTTTCGCCCTCGCCAATAAACCCTGGCCTTCTTTGCTGGACGGTATCGGTAACGGTTTGGGGTACGGCCTGATCCTGGTGATCGTAGCTTTCTTCCGTGAACTGCTCGGTTCGGGTACACTTTACGGTTTCCGTATTATTCCGGAATCGTGGTATGTACAGAACGGCGGTTGTTATCTCAATAACGGTTTGATGATTATGCCGGCCATGGCTTTGATTCTTGTCGGACTGATTATCTGGGTACACCGTTCCAGAAATAAAGATTTAATAGAAAAATAA
- a CDS encoding NADH:ubiquinone reductase (Na(+)-transporting) subunit B — MNFLRNYLDKQKPKFEKGGKLEKFHSVFTGFESFLFVPNTTTSSGAHIRDAVDLKRTMIIVVLALIPALLFGIYNVGYQHFNAVGGLADTTFFQLFFYGLWKVLPMIIVSYVVGLGIEFAVAQMKGHEINEGFLVSGLLIPMIMPVEAPLWMVALSTAFAVIIGKEIFGGTGMNIWNPALLARAFFFFSYPSMISGDKVWIAGDTADAISQATPLAQMALGQPLTYSTADMFWGFIPGSVGETSAFCILIGAVILLLTNVASWRTMISVFVGGYLMALIFQPISGVEAYQQLLMGGFAFGAVFMATDPVTSAQTNTGKYVYGLLIGAMAVIIRCINPGYPEGMMLAILLMNTFAPLIDWFVVQANIKRRLKRAKAVAN; from the coding sequence ATGAACTTTTTACGAAATTATTTGGATAAGCAGAAACCCAAATTTGAAAAAGGAGGTAAGCTGGAAAAATTCCACTCCGTTTTCACCGGTTTCGAGTCTTTTCTTTTCGTGCCGAATACGACCACTTCCAGCGGAGCTCATATCCGGGATGCCGTCGATCTGAAGAGAACCATGATCATCGTGGTACTTGCTTTGATTCCGGCACTTCTTTTCGGGATATACAACGTAGGTTATCAGCATTTCAATGCTGTCGGCGGCCTGGCAGACACCACTTTCTTCCAACTGTTCTTCTACGGTTTGTGGAAAGTGCTCCCCATGATCATCGTATCTTATGTCGTTGGATTGGGCATCGAATTTGCAGTCGCCCAAATGAAGGGACATGAAATCAATGAAGGTTTTCTGGTTTCCGGTTTACTGATCCCCATGATTATGCCTGTCGAAGCTCCGTTATGGATGGTGGCTTTATCGACAGCCTTCGCAGTAATCATCGGTAAAGAAATTTTCGGAGGTACAGGTATGAACATCTGGAATCCAGCCCTGTTGGCCCGTGCTTTCTTTTTCTTCTCCTATCCTTCTATGATTTCAGGAGATAAAGTATGGATTGCCGGAGACACAGCCGATGCCATCTCACAAGCCACTCCACTGGCACAAATGGCTCTGGGCCAACCCCTGACTTACAGTACGGCAGACATGTTCTGGGGATTTATTCCCGGTTCGGTCGGTGAAACCTCGGCCTTCTGTATTCTGATCGGAGCTGTGATTCTGTTATTGACCAACGTCGCCAGTTGGCGCACCATGATTTCGGTTTTTGTCGGAGGTTATCTCATGGCGCTCATATTCCAGCCGATTTCCGGTGTCGAAGCCTATCAGCAACTGTTAATGGGCGGTTTTGCTTTCGGAGCGGTATTTATGGCTACCGACCCGGTAACTTCCGCTCAAACCAATACAGGTAAATATGTTTACGGTCTGTTGATCGGAGCGATGGCTGTGATCATCCGTTGCATCAACCCGGGTTATCCCGAAGGCATGATGCTGGCCATCCTGCTGATGAACACGTTCGCTCCCCTGATCGACTGGTTCGTTGTACAGGCTAACATCAAACGCAGACTGAAAAGAGCGAAAGCCGTTGCTAATTGA
- the nqrF gene encoding NADH:ubiquinone reductase (Na(+)-transporting) subunit F, whose protein sequence is MVLLAINTTIVTTGIVVFLIVILILVGILLFAKAKLTAKGDVKISINNGDRIITTEPGSSLLSTLAGQKIFLPSACGGKGSCGMCKCQVDSGAGSILPTETGFFSYKQQHENWRLACQVKVKENIEMRIPESVMGIKKWECTVVSNRNISTFLKEFVVKLPEGENLKFKSGGYIQIDVPALDVDFKDMIIDEKYKGDWEKMKMFDLKMHNPEPTYRAYSMANSPAEGNIIMLNIRIATPPFDRAAGAFAPVNPGICSSFIFSRKPGDKVTISGPYGEFFLRETNNEMMFIGGGAGMAPMRSHIFNLFHTIHTDRKVTFWYGARALQEAPYVDEFNKIQEENPNFHWTLALDRPDPVADAAGVAYKPGFVHQVIFENYLKNHENPEDIEYYLCGPPMMIQAVTKMLYDLGVPDENVMYDNFGG, encoded by the coding sequence ATGGTACTATTAGCAATAAATACAACAATCGTCACTACCGGCATTGTGGTATTCCTGATTGTCATCCTGATTCTGGTGGGTATCCTTTTGTTTGCCAAAGCCAAACTGACCGCCAAAGGGGATGTGAAAATCAGCATTAACAATGGCGACCGGATCATTACAACCGAACCGGGCAGCTCACTGTTGTCCACCCTGGCAGGCCAGAAAATATTCCTGCCTTCGGCCTGTGGTGGTAAAGGTTCCTGTGGTATGTGTAAATGCCAGGTAGATTCGGGTGCAGGTTCTATCCTCCCGACCGAAACAGGTTTCTTCTCCTACAAACAGCAGCACGAAAACTGGCGTCTGGCTTGTCAGGTGAAAGTGAAAGAAAATATCGAAATGCGTATTCCGGAATCCGTGATGGGAATCAAAAAATGGGAATGTACCGTAGTTTCCAACCGGAATATTTCTACTTTCCTGAAAGAATTCGTTGTAAAATTGCCGGAAGGTGAAAATCTGAAATTCAAATCCGGAGGTTATATTCAAATCGATGTACCTGCCTTGGATGTCGACTTCAAGGACATGATCATCGATGAAAAATACAAAGGCGATTGGGAAAAGATGAAAATGTTCGATCTGAAGATGCATAATCCCGAACCGACCTACCGGGCCTACTCTATGGCCAATTCCCCGGCAGAAGGCAATATCATCATGTTGAACATCCGTATCGCCACTCCGCCGTTCGACCGTGCGGCAGGCGCTTTTGCTCCGGTAAATCCGGGTATCTGTTCTTCTTTCATCTTCTCGCGTAAACCGGGAGATAAAGTAACGATTTCCGGTCCTTACGGAGAATTCTTCCTGCGCGAAACCAACAACGAGATGATGTTCATCGGTGGTGGTGCCGGTATGGCTCCGATGCGTTCACACATCTTCAACCTGTTCCATACGATACATACAGACCGTAAAGTGACCTTCTGGTACGGAGCACGTGCTCTGCAGGAAGCTCCCTACGTGGATGAATTCAATAAGATCCAGGAAGAAAATCCGAATTTCCATTGGACACTAGCCCTCGACCGTCCCGACCCTGTAGCAGATGCTGCCGGCGTGGCCTACAAACCGGGCTTCGTACACCAGGTGATCTTCGAGAACTATCTGAAGAACCACGAGAACCCCGAAGATATCGAATACTACTTGTGCGGACCTCCAATGATGATCCAGGCAGTAACCAAAATGCTGTACGATCTGGGAGTTCCCGACGAAAATGTTATGTACGACAACTTCGGTGGATAA